Within Runella rosea, the genomic segment TATTTTTTTGTTTTTCTTCAATTTTATAAGAAAATAACAATTATTTCTTAGATTATACAAAATATTATTTTACTTTTTGACCAAAACACCCTACTTAATTAAATTACTTATAAAAATTACTTACTTTTATTTTTTAACGCAAAATGTTTAATTTTTGATTAATTCATTTTATTTAGTTCTATTTTTATGTATTTTTGTTCATAATATTGATTTTTACTATATTTTTTGTTTGTTTACATATCATAAAAATGTTGTTAAAAATTATCTTTTTCTAATTTTTAACGATTATCAATAAGTTAAACTAAGTTGCAACAATTACACTTTATCTTTATACCAAATTGCTCATCGTTGCCAAGCGAGAACAATCATTTTCCTCCCTGCAAACAAACCGTTCATCTTATCCATTACTCCTATGTCATCAAATCTCAACCGTCGTGATTGGCTCAAGTCAGGATTACTTGCTTCTGCTGGTTTAACCATTGGACAAACAAATCCCGTCAACGCCGCCCCTGCCCTTACCCAGGGAAGCTTTGATGTTTATGCAGAACGTGAACTAGAATTGGCGCACGAAGCGATGCTGGCAGCTGCTCCGCAAATCAAAGCCCGGCTTTCTTCCAACGAAAATCCATGGGGTCCGTCTACTGCGGCTATCAAGGCCATTTCCGACACCGCCCCCAAGTCTTTTCTATATGCGGGACCAGTTACGATGGAATTGCGTAAAGCAATTGCTGAAATGAACGGTGTTTCTCCCGACCAGGTATTGTTGGGTGCGGGTTCTTCCGAGCTCCTCATGGCAAGTCTGCTGATGGCAGGGGCGAAGGGAAAAGTAATGATGGCGGAAACCTGCTACATCTCAGGCCGCGATGCTCGTGAGGACGGCGCCACCATGCCCACAATAAAAGTCCCGTTGACCAAAGACTATCAATATGATTTGGACGCCATGGCTACGCGCTTAAGTGCGGATACAAGTTTGATTTATATCTGTAATCCAAACAATCCTACGGGAGTAATGCTGCCTTCGGCAAAGCTGAGCTCATTCTGTGACGCTGCTTCGCCAAAATCAACCGTATTGGTCGATGAAGCCTACATTGATTACGCGCCTACCCCCGCCACTGACAGCATGGTTGAGCATGTTCGCAAAGGTCAAAATGTATTAATCCTGAGAACACTTTCTAAACTCCACGGCTTTGCAGGGCTCCGAATCGGCTACGCGCTCGGTCAACCTTCTACCTTAAAAGAATTACGCAAGTATTGTTCGGGTGGCTTTACCGTTTCAACTACTTCAGCCGCGGCGGCGATTGCGAGCTTCAAAGACAAGGCATTTCAGGAAATGGTATTGAAAAATACCGCAGAGTCGAAAAAATTCCTTTATGATACGCTCAAGTCGATGGATTACACTTATTTACCTTCGTCGGCCAACTTTGTTTTGTTCCCCATCAAAGTGAAAGGGCAGGTATTGCTTCAAAAAATGATGGCTGAAGGCGTAAGTGTGCGCAGTTGGTTCTTTGACCAACAGGACTGGTGCCGCGTAAGTATTGGAACCATGGACGAAATGAAAGCATTTAAAGAGGCATTTGCCAAATCTGTCAGCTAATCCCTCTGCGATGAAATTCATTTTTATTTTATACCTAGCAGCTTGTACAAGTGTATTTGCCCAAAGCAACATGCGCGCCATTACGCTGGACGAGTACGCCAAAGTCAAAGCACTTCCCCTTAAAAGTGTGGAGAAACATACGTACATCCGCGAAAAAGGCTACGTTTTTGACCGCCCCGAAGGAGCCGACGGACTGTTTGAATTCAATTTGAATGATGGTATCGAACGAAAAATTTATTTGTATAAAATTTCGGAAGGAGCCGCCATGAACGGGATTGGGACACTAGCCGTATTTAGCGGGCAGGGCAAACAAATCAAATTGTACATTCCCAATCAACTTGCCCCCAAAGAGGTTTGGAATCAATACATGAGCGATTTAAAGGTTGGAAATACCATGGCAAATGGTTTTGCGGTTTGTGTAGCCTACATGTTGTCTCAACTTAAAACCGAAAGTGCCCCTGACTCCACTTCGACCGAAGAGAAAGACCCCAACGATTTTTGTTTTCCCGCAGAAACTTTCGTCAATTTAGCCGACGGAAGCGAAAAGCCTATTTCAACTATTTTAGAAGGAGAAATGCTATCGGGCATTTTTCAGGGAAAAGTAACCCGCATTGAGACCCACGTAGGTAGCTTTCAACTCACTCGGCTACTCATTAAACCGCACGGACAAGCATGGGTAAGCGCCAAAGTGCGCGATGGCCTGATTGCGCTAGAAGCAACCGCCACGCACCCGCTTCTGACCTTAACTGGACGAAAAAAAATCAGTCAACTCCGCGTCGGCGATTGGGTTTTTGTGAGGGATGCTGTGTCTGGTCGTTTTGTCACGGCCGAAATTAGCGTTATTCAACACGCAGTGCGTAACGTAACTCACGTCTACAATTTACGTACTGAAAGCGGGACGTATGAAACCGAAAGTATCATTGCACTCGACAAAAACTGATTACACTAAACCCTTCAATTATAAATGCAAGCCCCGCCCATGTGCGGGGTTTTTGTTTGCACTCCTAGAAGGCAATGACCTCTTCTTTTGTATTTAAATACTTTTTCGTTTAATTTTCGTAGGTTTGAGTATACATTATTTTTCTAATATTTAGCCGTTAGAAATTCCTATGAACCAATCTATCGGCTTATCTTCATTACCAATAACACTCTACCATGAGAATTGCTTTACTTCTTTGTTTTTTTGCATTTATTACCTCCGTCCATGGTCAACCCGCTGGTTTTCAAAGTCAACTAAAAGTGAAAGGAGCCAATGGCGACCTTGTAGGAATGGTAGGAGTGGTTTTTGATCAAGTGGGGCAAATGTACACTTGGGAAAAAAACGGAAAAGTTTGGGCCATCCGCTTTGATGCCAACGGAAACACTCAAAAATACTTACTACTTGACATTAACTATGAGGTACTGAGTAACAACGATTTAGGTCTAGTCTCCGTCGTTCTCCATCCTGATTTCCTCACCAACGGTTATATCTATTTAATGTATGCCGTAAACCGAACTTATTTATTAACGGGAATAAACGGAAATGATGGCTCCGACCAAACAGGTTCAATCGTACGCGTAACGCGCTACAAAGCCAATGTAAACGCTGCTCCTAGCTTTACGGCACTTGTCAACAACAGTCGTTTGGTGCTACTGGGCACCACCCCTTCCGATGGCATTCCCATCATTTGGAACAACCACGGAGGGGGTTGTATGGTATTTGGCGAGGACGGAACGCTGATGATTTCGACGGGCGACGGTGCCTACGCGGGAGTGTATGACCGAGGAAACGAGGGGAATTTCCAACAAGCCATTGATGCCGGGGTGATTACTCAAGCTCTCAATATTGGGGCTTATCGCTCTCAGGTTGACAACTCTCACAACGGAAAAATATTACGAATTGATCCCGAAACGGGCAATGGCGTTCCTTCCAACCCATTGTATGACCCAAGTACACCACGAGCCGCCATTTCGAGAATGTGGGCAAAAGGATTACGAAATCCTTTCCGAATGACATTGGTCCCCAATACTGGTAGTCACAACCCCGAAGACGGCGACCCTGGGGTGCTGGTCGTAGGAGACGTTGGTAATTTTTCGCGGGAAGAAATTAATACCGTAACGGCCCCAAATCAGAACTTTGGATGGCCGCGTTATGAAGGTTTAGAGCGGGAAAATACTCCATGGAATAGCCCACTCTACGCGCCTACCACGCACCGAAAACCCATTTTGGAGTACCGTTCGCTCGCAACCGATGCCAATGTATACCTTAATCAAATGACTAAAATTCAGATTGGCTCGGCGCAGTTTCCCTACAGCGGCCCTACTTTTTCGGGAGCATCTACCATGGGTGGTGTTTTCTACACTGGCACTAAATATCCGGCAGCTTACCAAAATGCATTGTTCATGGCCGATTTCGATGGGAAATGGATACGCGTATTAAAGCTAAATGCCAACCATGACCCCGTGAGTATCAGTCACTTTATGACCGCTTCCCAAAAAGTAGTTCATTTGGCCTATAACGAGGTGGACGAAAGTATCTATTATATCACCGGGGTATCTGAAAGCACCAACCCCTGCGACGAAGTCAGAAAGCTGCATTACAGCCTCTCAAACCTCCCGCCCGTAGCCAAGATTGAGACCGATGTCAACAGCGGTTTAGCACCTTTACCCGTTGCTTTT encodes:
- a CDS encoding pyridoxal phosphate-dependent aminotransferase, coding for MSSNLNRRDWLKSGLLASAGLTIGQTNPVNAAPALTQGSFDVYAERELELAHEAMLAAAPQIKARLSSNENPWGPSTAAIKAISDTAPKSFLYAGPVTMELRKAIAEMNGVSPDQVLLGAGSSELLMASLLMAGAKGKVMMAETCYISGRDAREDGATMPTIKVPLTKDYQYDLDAMATRLSADTSLIYICNPNNPTGVMLPSAKLSSFCDAASPKSTVLVDEAYIDYAPTPATDSMVEHVRKGQNVLILRTLSKLHGFAGLRIGYALGQPSTLKELRKYCSGGFTVSTTSAAAAIASFKDKAFQEMVLKNTAESKKFLYDTLKSMDYTYLPSSANFVLFPIKVKGQVLLQKMMAEGVSVRSWFFDQQDWCRVSIGTMDEMKAFKEAFAKSVS
- a CDS encoding PQQ-dependent sugar dehydrogenase, whose product is MRIALLLCFFAFITSVHGQPAGFQSQLKVKGANGDLVGMVGVVFDQVGQMYTWEKNGKVWAIRFDANGNTQKYLLLDINYEVLSNNDLGLVSVVLHPDFLTNGYIYLMYAVNRTYLLTGINGNDGSDQTGSIVRVTRYKANVNAAPSFTALVNNSRLVLLGTTPSDGIPIIWNNHGGGCMVFGEDGTLMISTGDGAYAGVYDRGNEGNFQQAIDAGVITQALNIGAYRSQVDNSHNGKILRIDPETGNGVPSNPLYDPSTPRAAISRMWAKGLRNPFRMTLVPNTGSHNPEDGDPGVLVVGDVGNFSREEINTVTAPNQNFGWPRYEGLERENTPWNSPLYAPTTHRKPILEYRSLATDANVYLNQMTKIQIGSAQFPYSGPTFSGASTMGGVFYTGTKYPAAYQNALFMADFDGKWIRVLKLNANHDPVSISHFMTASQKVVHLAYNEVDESIYYITGVSESTNPCDEVRKLHYSLSNLPPVAKIETDVNSGLAPLPVAFTALKSYDPEGTSLTYEWRINDAPPFSTGLAPHYLFNPPTNGRQKYKVKLTVRDTNGTGLSSSDSTYIYINSTPPVINSSSLDTISGVSASVDYPLSLSAVVSDGQSPADSLKLSWTVALVHNGHEHRNPVLVGNSINTVLDGTPCEVGDATYFYRVYLTVTDPDGLSTNFYKNIPVNCPGMPQSISFTTIPNQSITLNTSANVSLSATASSGLTPIHFFSSSGPAYVIGNILTLTGAPGQVTVRAVQHGDANYRPAIPVEQTFDVNRSITPYAVQFTGIGTKAASSPPFMLSASSSPTNETIEYLLISGPATLSGNTMTLTGQGGTVRIRAFFKGSYAKNGAFTDQTFEVVCPTQYTLNSPIANGQSVSLEASESITAVNTIASGATVAYQAGNSVSLNAGFKAEQGSTFQVQIAGCTPIAPSATNSQK